A DNA window from Linepithema humile isolate Giens D197 chromosome 6, Lhum_UNIL_v1.0, whole genome shotgun sequence contains the following coding sequences:
- the Plc21C gene encoding 1-phosphatidylinositol 4,5-bisphosphate phosphodiesterase classes I and II isoform X3: MAGNKSTAITMHTKPVEVSQQLQEGEKFVKWDEDSGIATPVTLKVDKYGFYLHWVDQNNEMDMLDIAVIRDTRTGKYAKIPKDSKLKSLVTMGSQDSLEDKTITICYGSDFVNMNFINFCTTRAEIAQHWTEQLFQLAYNLIQLNTSTTMFLLKAHTKLILTADKSEKIPVKNIIKMFTQNKEDRKRVEKALDISGFPSGKSDVVPLSKFQFEDFFNFYKSLTQRSDVEKVFEGLVGNSKRRLMSVLQFVDFLNKTQRDPRLNEILYPYANEARAKDIINQYEPNKCNANKGQLSFDGFLRYLMSEDNPIVAVTKFELSDDMDQPLAHYFINSSHNTYLTGHQLTGKSSVEIYRQCLLAGCRCVELDFWNGKVDEPVIVHGYTFVPEINAKEVLEAIADSAFKTSEYPVVLSFENHCNEKQQAKIAQYCRDLFGEMLLDAPLESHKLEPGHELPPPALLRRKIIIKNKKKHHHHKKQKKQQQASDTAEGTPESETNGTVNPSAAGENGPPPDIIPQNDMADGVGSENEQQIGNGDIPHPPMLQQRQGSKDSAQDDEDDEDESSTEDDECNVEDMKLRMGDKGAAPDKASAAKETEAGAEISALVNYVQPVHFNSFESAEKKNRMYEMSSFDEKQATTLLKERPLEFVNYNKHQLSRVYPAGTRFDSSNFMPQVFWNAGCQLVALNYQTLDLAMQLNLGIFEYNQRCGYLLKPEFMRRKDRRLDPFAESTVDGIIAGTVHIHVISAQFLTDKRVGTYVEVDMYGLPADTVRKKFRTKIVPNNGINPVYDEEPFVFKKVVLPELASIRIAAYEDSGRLIGHRVLPVVGLCPGYRHVALRTECGQPLPLANLFLYVIVKDYVPDGLSELAEALANPIKYQSEVEKRENQLLVLTDCLETPEEIEEEIVKTKRMQSISGELPASLLPTSGSLHGRPSIAGLSTDTVDIEDEAPCPAVPPVDTSINKSPVNVSSTSDEIVAESLEKFMENKLVREKKTELEKKLESLRKKHEKEKLRMQTQKSSLDGEKHKSKFYMSNKLVKRLSSKNISFSSEVGLSTLAMPESSECSENAENREGNEGSRGLPRSQSERFLAICKAHVQQERELQEKYYENLFATVEKVMRASQSNQLKMLQAHFDRETADVKRKLQATRQGEVKQLAKVHKDKAELERIKREVAKSTVEKGVNECTRLTKIYDKKRVELERQHEEVRQKLEEERAKVKANLLAEYSSRYSKYESGEFSLSPSGGASMPESLSENTY, encoded by the exons GATTCAAAGCTAAAGTCTCTTGTAACGATGGGCTCTCAAGACTCCCTAGAAGACAAAACTATAACAATCTGTTATGGTTCTGACTTTGtcaatatgaattttattaatttttgcacgaCACGTGCAGAAATAGCACAACATTGGACGGAACAACTTTTTCAACTGGCgtacaatttaattcaattaaacacTAGCACAACTATGTTTTTACTAAAAGCACATACCAAACTAATACTTACTGCtgataaatctgaaaaaatacCAGTAAAGAA tataataaaaatgtttacacaAAATAAGGAAGATCGCAAGCGTGTTGAAAAAGCACTCGATATTTCTGGCTTTCCCTCTGGCAAA agCGACGTCGTGCCGTTGTCCAAATTTCAATTTGAGgacttcttcaatttttacaagtcTCTCACTCAGAGATCAGACGTGGAAAAAGTGTTTGAAGGACTTGTCGGCAATAGCAAACGCAGATTGATGTCTGTTTTGCAATTTGTGGATTTTTTGAATAAGACGCAGCGGGATCCACGCCTTAATGAGATCTTGTATCCGTATGCAAATGAAGCAAGGGCAAAAGATATCATAAATCAGTATGAACCCAACAAGTGTAATGCGAATAAAGGTCAACTTAGTTTTGACGGTTTCTTGAGATATCTTATGAGCGAGGATAATCCGATTGTTGCGGTCACCAAATTTGAATTATCGGACGACATGGATCAACCACTTGCgcattactttataaattctagTCACAACACATACTTAACag GGCATCAACTTACCGGTAAAAGCTCTGTGGAAATTTATCGCCAATGTCTTCTAGCCGGTTGTCGATGCGTCGAATTAGACTTTTGGAATGGCAAAGTTGACGAGCCTGTTATCGTTCATgg atatacaTTTGTACCTGAAATTAATGCGAAAGAAGTGTTAGAGGCGATCGCTGATAGTGCTTTTAAAACGTCTGAATATCCGGTCGTTCTCAGTTTCGAAAATCACTGCAATGAAAAACAGCAAGCCAAAATCGCGCAGTATTGTAGAGACCTTTTCGGAGAAATGTTACTTGACGCGCCACTTGAATCTCACAAG TTAGAACCAGGTCATGAGCTTCCACCGCCGGCATTATTAAggcgcaaaataataataaaaaacaaaaagaagcATCATCATCACAAGAAGCAGAAGAAGCAACAGCAAGCATCGGACACTGCTGAAGGTACACCGGAAAGTGAAACAAACGGAACGGTAAATCCATCCGCTGCGGGCGAGAACGGCCCGCCGCCGGACATAATACCTCAAAATGACATGGCTGATGGCGTCGGATCTGAAAATGAACAGCAGATTGGGAACGGTGACATTCCCCACCCACCGATGCTACAACAAAGACAGGGTAGTAAAGATAGCGCCCAGGACGACGAAG ACGATGAAGATGAATCGAGTACAGAGGATGATGAGTGCAATGTGGAAGATATGAAACTGAGAATGGGTGACAAAGGAGCCGCGCCGGATAAAGCATCCGCGGCCAAGGAAACGGAAGCGGGCGCGGAAATTTCGGCTCTAGTTAATTACGTGCAGCCCGTACACTTCAACAGTTTTGAATCGGCTGAAA AAAAGAATCGCATGTACGAAATGTCATCCTTCGACGAGAAGCAAGCCACGACTCTCTTGAAGGAGAGGCCGTTAGAGTTCGTAAATTACAACAAACATCAGCTGTCCAGAGTTTATCCAGCGGGCACGCGATTCGATTCCAGCAATTTCATGCCGCAAGTATTTTGGAACGCGGGATGTCAGCTGGTCGCGTTGAATTATCAAACGCTtg ACCTGGCGATGCAGTTAAATCTGGGAATATTCGAGTACAATCAACGTTGCGGTTATCTGTTGAAACCAGAATTTATGAGGAGAAAAGATCGACGGCTAGATCCTTTCGCCGAGTCCACTGTTGACGGTATTATAGCGGGCACGGTTCACATTCACGTGATATCCGCACAGTTTTTAACTGACAAGAGAGTGGGCACTTACGTGGAAGTGGACATGTACGGTTTACCGGCGGACACCGTAAGGAAGAAATTCCGCACGAAAATCGTGCCGAATAACGGTATCAATCCTGTATACGACGAAGAGCCGTTCGTATTCAAAAag GTAGTTTTGCCGGAACTTGCCTCGATAAGGATAGCCGCGTACGAAGATTCCGGACGTTTAATCGGTCACAGGGTACTTCCGGTAGTTGGATTATGCCCAGGATACAGACACGTCGCGCTGCGAACAGAGTGTGGGCAACCGCTACCGTTAGCGAATCTGTTTTTATACGTTATCGTGAAGGATTACGTTCCCGATGGCTTGAGCGAGCTTGCCGAAGCTCTGGCGAATCCCATTAAGTATCAGAGCGAAGTGGAGAAGCGAGAAAATCAATTGTTAGTTCTTACGGATTGCCTGGAAACACCGGAGGAAATCGAA GAGGAAATTGTAAAGACCAAACGCATGCAGTCTATTTCCGGCGAATTACCGGCGAGTCTTCTACCTACTTCCGGTAGCTTACACGGTAGACCGTCTATCGCCGGCTTAAGTACGGACACGGTGGACATAGAAGACGAAGCTCCATGCCCTGCAGTTCCACCAGTCGAtacttctataaataaaagccCGGTCAACGTCAGCAGCA CGAGTGACGAAATAGTGGCCGAAAGTTTGGAGAAATTCATGGAAAACAAGTTGGTTAGGGAGAAAAAGACGGAGCTCGAGAAGAAACTGGAATCGCTGAGGAAGAAGCACGAGAAAGAGAAGCTGCGAATGCAAACGCAGAAAAGCTCCCTCGATGGCGAGAAGCACAAATCGAAATTTTACATGAGCAATAAGCTGGTGAAGCGGCTGTCGAGCAAGAACAT CAGCTTCTCGAGCGAAGTGGGTTTAAGCACTTTGGCTATGCCTGAATCCTCCGAATGCTCGGAGAACGCGGAGAATCGTGAGGGGAATGAAGGTTCCAGAGGTTTGCCTAGAAGTCAGAGCGAGCGGTTTTTGGCTATTTGCAAGGCGCATGTTCAGCAGGAACGTGAACTCCAGGAGAAGTATTACGAGAATCTCTTTGCGACCGTCGAAAAAGTAATGAGAGCGTCGCAGTCTAATCAACTGAAGATGCTTCAGGCGCATTTCGATAGAGAAACCGCAGACGTTAAACGAAAATTGCAGGCAACGAGACAGGGCgag gtCAAACAATTGGCCAAAGTGCACAAGGATAAAGCAGAACTGGAGCGCATAAAGAGAGAAGTCGCAAAATCGACCGTAGAGAAAGGCGTGAATGAGTGCACGCGTTTGACAAAAATCTACGATAAGAAGAGAGTGGAGTTGGAAAGACAGCATGAAGAGGTGCGGCAAAAGTTGGAGGAGGAACGAGCCAAG GTGAAAGCTAATCTGCTAGCAGAGTATAGTAGCCGCTATAGCAAATACGAGAGTGGCGAGTTTTCCTTGTCACCATCTGGCGGTGCTAGCATGCCCGAGTCATTGAGTGAGAATACATATTGA
- the Plc21C gene encoding 1-phosphatidylinositol 4,5-bisphosphate phosphodiesterase classes I and II isoform X2 — translation MAGNKSTAITMHTKPVEVSQQLQEGEKFVKWDEDSGIATPVTLKVDKYGFYLHWVDQNNEMDMLDIAVIRDTRTGKYAKIPKDSKLKSLVTMGSQDSLEDKTITICYGSDFVNMNFINFCTTRAEIAQHWTEQLFQLAYNLIQLNTSTTMFLLKAHTKLILTADKSEKIPVKNIIKMFTQNKEDRKRVEKALDISGFPSGKSDVVPLSKFQFEDFFNFYKSLTQRSDVEKVFEGLVGNSKRRLMSVLQFVDFLNKTQRDPRLNEILYPYANEARAKDIINQYEPNKCNANKGQLSFDGFLRYLMSEDNPIVAVTKFELSDDMDQPLAHYFINSSHNTYLTGHQLTGKSSVEIYRQCLLAGCRCVELDFWNGKVDEPVIVHGYTFVPEINAKEVLEAIADSAFKTSEYPVVLSFENHCNEKQQAKIAQYCRDLFGEMLLDAPLESHKLEPGHELPPPALLRRKIIIKNKKKHHHHKKQKKQQQASDTAEGTPESETNGTVNPSAAGENGPPPDIIPQNDMADGVGSENEQQIGNGDIPHPPMLQQRQGSKDSAQDDEDDEDESSTEDDECNVEDMKLRMGDKGAAPDKASAAKETEAGAEISALVNYVQPVHFNSFESAEKKNRMYEMSSFDEKQATTLLKERPLEFVNYNKHQLSRVYPAGTRFDSSNFMPQVFWNAGCQLVALNYQTLDLAMQLNLGIFEYNQRCGYLLKPEFMRRKDRRLDPFAESTVDGIIAGTVHIHVISAQFLTDKRVGTYVEVDMYGLPADTVRKKFRTKIVPNNGINPVYDEEPFVFKKVVLPELASIRIAAYEDSGRLIGHRVLPVVGLCPGYRHVALRTECGQPLPLANLFLYVIVKDYVPDGLSELAEALANPIKYQSEVEKRENQLLVLTDCLETPEEIEDKDKVGDTSHTSSVKPAEEIVKTKRMQSISGELPASLLPTSGSLHGRPSIAGLSTDTVDIEDEAPCPAVPPVDTSINKSPVNVSSTSDEIVAESLEKFMENKLVREKKTELEKKLESLRKKHEKEKLRMQTQKSSLDGEKHKSKFYMSNKLVKRLSSKNIFSSEVGLSTLAMPESSECSENAENREGNEGSRGLPRSQSERFLAICKAHVQQERELQEKYYENLFATVEKVMRASQSNQLKMLQAHFDRETADVKRKLQATRQGEVKQLAKVHKDKAELERIKREVAKSTVEKGVNECTRLTKIYDKKRVELERQHEEVRQKLEEERAKVKANLLAEYSSRYSKYESGEFSLSPSGGASMPESLSENTY, via the exons GATTCAAAGCTAAAGTCTCTTGTAACGATGGGCTCTCAAGACTCCCTAGAAGACAAAACTATAACAATCTGTTATGGTTCTGACTTTGtcaatatgaattttattaatttttgcacgaCACGTGCAGAAATAGCACAACATTGGACGGAACAACTTTTTCAACTGGCgtacaatttaattcaattaaacacTAGCACAACTATGTTTTTACTAAAAGCACATACCAAACTAATACTTACTGCtgataaatctgaaaaaatacCAGTAAAGAA tataataaaaatgtttacacaAAATAAGGAAGATCGCAAGCGTGTTGAAAAAGCACTCGATATTTCTGGCTTTCCCTCTGGCAAA agCGACGTCGTGCCGTTGTCCAAATTTCAATTTGAGgacttcttcaatttttacaagtcTCTCACTCAGAGATCAGACGTGGAAAAAGTGTTTGAAGGACTTGTCGGCAATAGCAAACGCAGATTGATGTCTGTTTTGCAATTTGTGGATTTTTTGAATAAGACGCAGCGGGATCCACGCCTTAATGAGATCTTGTATCCGTATGCAAATGAAGCAAGGGCAAAAGATATCATAAATCAGTATGAACCCAACAAGTGTAATGCGAATAAAGGTCAACTTAGTTTTGACGGTTTCTTGAGATATCTTATGAGCGAGGATAATCCGATTGTTGCGGTCACCAAATTTGAATTATCGGACGACATGGATCAACCACTTGCgcattactttataaattctagTCACAACACATACTTAACag GGCATCAACTTACCGGTAAAAGCTCTGTGGAAATTTATCGCCAATGTCTTCTAGCCGGTTGTCGATGCGTCGAATTAGACTTTTGGAATGGCAAAGTTGACGAGCCTGTTATCGTTCATgg atatacaTTTGTACCTGAAATTAATGCGAAAGAAGTGTTAGAGGCGATCGCTGATAGTGCTTTTAAAACGTCTGAATATCCGGTCGTTCTCAGTTTCGAAAATCACTGCAATGAAAAACAGCAAGCCAAAATCGCGCAGTATTGTAGAGACCTTTTCGGAGAAATGTTACTTGACGCGCCACTTGAATCTCACAAG TTAGAACCAGGTCATGAGCTTCCACCGCCGGCATTATTAAggcgcaaaataataataaaaaacaaaaagaagcATCATCATCACAAGAAGCAGAAGAAGCAACAGCAAGCATCGGACACTGCTGAAGGTACACCGGAAAGTGAAACAAACGGAACGGTAAATCCATCCGCTGCGGGCGAGAACGGCCCGCCGCCGGACATAATACCTCAAAATGACATGGCTGATGGCGTCGGATCTGAAAATGAACAGCAGATTGGGAACGGTGACATTCCCCACCCACCGATGCTACAACAAAGACAGGGTAGTAAAGATAGCGCCCAGGACGACGAAG ACGATGAAGATGAATCGAGTACAGAGGATGATGAGTGCAATGTGGAAGATATGAAACTGAGAATGGGTGACAAAGGAGCCGCGCCGGATAAAGCATCCGCGGCCAAGGAAACGGAAGCGGGCGCGGAAATTTCGGCTCTAGTTAATTACGTGCAGCCCGTACACTTCAACAGTTTTGAATCGGCTGAAA AAAAGAATCGCATGTACGAAATGTCATCCTTCGACGAGAAGCAAGCCACGACTCTCTTGAAGGAGAGGCCGTTAGAGTTCGTAAATTACAACAAACATCAGCTGTCCAGAGTTTATCCAGCGGGCACGCGATTCGATTCCAGCAATTTCATGCCGCAAGTATTTTGGAACGCGGGATGTCAGCTGGTCGCGTTGAATTATCAAACGCTtg ACCTGGCGATGCAGTTAAATCTGGGAATATTCGAGTACAATCAACGTTGCGGTTATCTGTTGAAACCAGAATTTATGAGGAGAAAAGATCGACGGCTAGATCCTTTCGCCGAGTCCACTGTTGACGGTATTATAGCGGGCACGGTTCACATTCACGTGATATCCGCACAGTTTTTAACTGACAAGAGAGTGGGCACTTACGTGGAAGTGGACATGTACGGTTTACCGGCGGACACCGTAAGGAAGAAATTCCGCACGAAAATCGTGCCGAATAACGGTATCAATCCTGTATACGACGAAGAGCCGTTCGTATTCAAAAag GTAGTTTTGCCGGAACTTGCCTCGATAAGGATAGCCGCGTACGAAGATTCCGGACGTTTAATCGGTCACAGGGTACTTCCGGTAGTTGGATTATGCCCAGGATACAGACACGTCGCGCTGCGAACAGAGTGTGGGCAACCGCTACCGTTAGCGAATCTGTTTTTATACGTTATCGTGAAGGATTACGTTCCCGATGGCTTGAGCGAGCTTGCCGAAGCTCTGGCGAATCCCATTAAGTATCAGAGCGAAGTGGAGAAGCGAGAAAATCAATTGTTAGTTCTTACGGATTGCCTGGAAACACCGGAGGAAATCGAA GATAAGGATAAAGTTGGCGACACTTCTCACACTAGTTCTGTTAAACCAGCT GAGGAAATTGTAAAGACCAAACGCATGCAGTCTATTTCCGGCGAATTACCGGCGAGTCTTCTACCTACTTCCGGTAGCTTACACGGTAGACCGTCTATCGCCGGCTTAAGTACGGACACGGTGGACATAGAAGACGAAGCTCCATGCCCTGCAGTTCCACCAGTCGAtacttctataaataaaagccCGGTCAACGTCAGCAGCA CGAGTGACGAAATAGTGGCCGAAAGTTTGGAGAAATTCATGGAAAACAAGTTGGTTAGGGAGAAAAAGACGGAGCTCGAGAAGAAACTGGAATCGCTGAGGAAGAAGCACGAGAAAGAGAAGCTGCGAATGCAAACGCAGAAAAGCTCCCTCGATGGCGAGAAGCACAAATCGAAATTTTACATGAGCAATAAGCTGGTGAAGCGGCTGTCGAGCAAGAACAT CTTCTCGAGCGAAGTGGGTTTAAGCACTTTGGCTATGCCTGAATCCTCCGAATGCTCGGAGAACGCGGAGAATCGTGAGGGGAATGAAGGTTCCAGAGGTTTGCCTAGAAGTCAGAGCGAGCGGTTTTTGGCTATTTGCAAGGCGCATGTTCAGCAGGAACGTGAACTCCAGGAGAAGTATTACGAGAATCTCTTTGCGACCGTCGAAAAAGTAATGAGAGCGTCGCAGTCTAATCAACTGAAGATGCTTCAGGCGCATTTCGATAGAGAAACCGCAGACGTTAAACGAAAATTGCAGGCAACGAGACAGGGCgag gtCAAACAATTGGCCAAAGTGCACAAGGATAAAGCAGAACTGGAGCGCATAAAGAGAGAAGTCGCAAAATCGACCGTAGAGAAAGGCGTGAATGAGTGCACGCGTTTGACAAAAATCTACGATAAGAAGAGAGTGGAGTTGGAAAGACAGCATGAAGAGGTGCGGCAAAAGTTGGAGGAGGAACGAGCCAAG GTGAAAGCTAATCTGCTAGCAGAGTATAGTAGCCGCTATAGCAAATACGAGAGTGGCGAGTTTTCCTTGTCACCATCTGGCGGTGCTAGCATGCCCGAGTCATTGAGTGAGAATACATATTGA
- the Plc21C gene encoding 1-phosphatidylinositol 4,5-bisphosphate phosphodiesterase classes I and II isoform X1, with product MAGNKSTAITMHTKPVEVSQQLQEGEKFVKWDEDSGIATPVTLKVDKYGFYLHWVDQNNEMDMLDIAVIRDTRTGKYAKIPKDSKLKSLVTMGSQDSLEDKTITICYGSDFVNMNFINFCTTRAEIAQHWTEQLFQLAYNLIQLNTSTTMFLLKAHTKLILTADKSEKIPVKNIIKMFTQNKEDRKRVEKALDISGFPSGKSDVVPLSKFQFEDFFNFYKSLTQRSDVEKVFEGLVGNSKRRLMSVLQFVDFLNKTQRDPRLNEILYPYANEARAKDIINQYEPNKCNANKGQLSFDGFLRYLMSEDNPIVAVTKFELSDDMDQPLAHYFINSSHNTYLTGHQLTGKSSVEIYRQCLLAGCRCVELDFWNGKVDEPVIVHGYTFVPEINAKEVLEAIADSAFKTSEYPVVLSFENHCNEKQQAKIAQYCRDLFGEMLLDAPLESHKLEPGHELPPPALLRRKIIIKNKKKHHHHKKQKKQQQASDTAEGTPESETNGTVNPSAAGENGPPPDIIPQNDMADGVGSENEQQIGNGDIPHPPMLQQRQGSKDSAQDDEDDEDESSTEDDECNVEDMKLRMGDKGAAPDKASAAKETEAGAEISALVNYVQPVHFNSFESAEKKNRMYEMSSFDEKQATTLLKERPLEFVNYNKHQLSRVYPAGTRFDSSNFMPQVFWNAGCQLVALNYQTLDLAMQLNLGIFEYNQRCGYLLKPEFMRRKDRRLDPFAESTVDGIIAGTVHIHVISAQFLTDKRVGTYVEVDMYGLPADTVRKKFRTKIVPNNGINPVYDEEPFVFKKVVLPELASIRIAAYEDSGRLIGHRVLPVVGLCPGYRHVALRTECGQPLPLANLFLYVIVKDYVPDGLSELAEALANPIKYQSEVEKRENQLLVLTDCLETPEEIEDKDKVGDTSHTSSVKPAEEIVKTKRMQSISGELPASLLPTSGSLHGRPSIAGLSTDTVDIEDEAPCPAVPPVDTSINKSPVNVSSTSDEIVAESLEKFMENKLVREKKTELEKKLESLRKKHEKEKLRMQTQKSSLDGEKHKSKFYMSNKLVKRLSSKNISFSSEVGLSTLAMPESSECSENAENREGNEGSRGLPRSQSERFLAICKAHVQQERELQEKYYENLFATVEKVMRASQSNQLKMLQAHFDRETADVKRKLQATRQGEVKQLAKVHKDKAELERIKREVAKSTVEKGVNECTRLTKIYDKKRVELERQHEEVRQKLEEERAKVKANLLAEYSSRYSKYESGEFSLSPSGGASMPESLSENTY from the exons GATTCAAAGCTAAAGTCTCTTGTAACGATGGGCTCTCAAGACTCCCTAGAAGACAAAACTATAACAATCTGTTATGGTTCTGACTTTGtcaatatgaattttattaatttttgcacgaCACGTGCAGAAATAGCACAACATTGGACGGAACAACTTTTTCAACTGGCgtacaatttaattcaattaaacacTAGCACAACTATGTTTTTACTAAAAGCACATACCAAACTAATACTTACTGCtgataaatctgaaaaaatacCAGTAAAGAA tataataaaaatgtttacacaAAATAAGGAAGATCGCAAGCGTGTTGAAAAAGCACTCGATATTTCTGGCTTTCCCTCTGGCAAA agCGACGTCGTGCCGTTGTCCAAATTTCAATTTGAGgacttcttcaatttttacaagtcTCTCACTCAGAGATCAGACGTGGAAAAAGTGTTTGAAGGACTTGTCGGCAATAGCAAACGCAGATTGATGTCTGTTTTGCAATTTGTGGATTTTTTGAATAAGACGCAGCGGGATCCACGCCTTAATGAGATCTTGTATCCGTATGCAAATGAAGCAAGGGCAAAAGATATCATAAATCAGTATGAACCCAACAAGTGTAATGCGAATAAAGGTCAACTTAGTTTTGACGGTTTCTTGAGATATCTTATGAGCGAGGATAATCCGATTGTTGCGGTCACCAAATTTGAATTATCGGACGACATGGATCAACCACTTGCgcattactttataaattctagTCACAACACATACTTAACag GGCATCAACTTACCGGTAAAAGCTCTGTGGAAATTTATCGCCAATGTCTTCTAGCCGGTTGTCGATGCGTCGAATTAGACTTTTGGAATGGCAAAGTTGACGAGCCTGTTATCGTTCATgg atatacaTTTGTACCTGAAATTAATGCGAAAGAAGTGTTAGAGGCGATCGCTGATAGTGCTTTTAAAACGTCTGAATATCCGGTCGTTCTCAGTTTCGAAAATCACTGCAATGAAAAACAGCAAGCCAAAATCGCGCAGTATTGTAGAGACCTTTTCGGAGAAATGTTACTTGACGCGCCACTTGAATCTCACAAG TTAGAACCAGGTCATGAGCTTCCACCGCCGGCATTATTAAggcgcaaaataataataaaaaacaaaaagaagcATCATCATCACAAGAAGCAGAAGAAGCAACAGCAAGCATCGGACACTGCTGAAGGTACACCGGAAAGTGAAACAAACGGAACGGTAAATCCATCCGCTGCGGGCGAGAACGGCCCGCCGCCGGACATAATACCTCAAAATGACATGGCTGATGGCGTCGGATCTGAAAATGAACAGCAGATTGGGAACGGTGACATTCCCCACCCACCGATGCTACAACAAAGACAGGGTAGTAAAGATAGCGCCCAGGACGACGAAG ACGATGAAGATGAATCGAGTACAGAGGATGATGAGTGCAATGTGGAAGATATGAAACTGAGAATGGGTGACAAAGGAGCCGCGCCGGATAAAGCATCCGCGGCCAAGGAAACGGAAGCGGGCGCGGAAATTTCGGCTCTAGTTAATTACGTGCAGCCCGTACACTTCAACAGTTTTGAATCGGCTGAAA AAAAGAATCGCATGTACGAAATGTCATCCTTCGACGAGAAGCAAGCCACGACTCTCTTGAAGGAGAGGCCGTTAGAGTTCGTAAATTACAACAAACATCAGCTGTCCAGAGTTTATCCAGCGGGCACGCGATTCGATTCCAGCAATTTCATGCCGCAAGTATTTTGGAACGCGGGATGTCAGCTGGTCGCGTTGAATTATCAAACGCTtg ACCTGGCGATGCAGTTAAATCTGGGAATATTCGAGTACAATCAACGTTGCGGTTATCTGTTGAAACCAGAATTTATGAGGAGAAAAGATCGACGGCTAGATCCTTTCGCCGAGTCCACTGTTGACGGTATTATAGCGGGCACGGTTCACATTCACGTGATATCCGCACAGTTTTTAACTGACAAGAGAGTGGGCACTTACGTGGAAGTGGACATGTACGGTTTACCGGCGGACACCGTAAGGAAGAAATTCCGCACGAAAATCGTGCCGAATAACGGTATCAATCCTGTATACGACGAAGAGCCGTTCGTATTCAAAAag GTAGTTTTGCCGGAACTTGCCTCGATAAGGATAGCCGCGTACGAAGATTCCGGACGTTTAATCGGTCACAGGGTACTTCCGGTAGTTGGATTATGCCCAGGATACAGACACGTCGCGCTGCGAACAGAGTGTGGGCAACCGCTACCGTTAGCGAATCTGTTTTTATACGTTATCGTGAAGGATTACGTTCCCGATGGCTTGAGCGAGCTTGCCGAAGCTCTGGCGAATCCCATTAAGTATCAGAGCGAAGTGGAGAAGCGAGAAAATCAATTGTTAGTTCTTACGGATTGCCTGGAAACACCGGAGGAAATCGAA GATAAGGATAAAGTTGGCGACACTTCTCACACTAGTTCTGTTAAACCAGCT GAGGAAATTGTAAAGACCAAACGCATGCAGTCTATTTCCGGCGAATTACCGGCGAGTCTTCTACCTACTTCCGGTAGCTTACACGGTAGACCGTCTATCGCCGGCTTAAGTACGGACACGGTGGACATAGAAGACGAAGCTCCATGCCCTGCAGTTCCACCAGTCGAtacttctataaataaaagccCGGTCAACGTCAGCAGCA CGAGTGACGAAATAGTGGCCGAAAGTTTGGAGAAATTCATGGAAAACAAGTTGGTTAGGGAGAAAAAGACGGAGCTCGAGAAGAAACTGGAATCGCTGAGGAAGAAGCACGAGAAAGAGAAGCTGCGAATGCAAACGCAGAAAAGCTCCCTCGATGGCGAGAAGCACAAATCGAAATTTTACATGAGCAATAAGCTGGTGAAGCGGCTGTCGAGCAAGAACAT CAGCTTCTCGAGCGAAGTGGGTTTAAGCACTTTGGCTATGCCTGAATCCTCCGAATGCTCGGAGAACGCGGAGAATCGTGAGGGGAATGAAGGTTCCAGAGGTTTGCCTAGAAGTCAGAGCGAGCGGTTTTTGGCTATTTGCAAGGCGCATGTTCAGCAGGAACGTGAACTCCAGGAGAAGTATTACGAGAATCTCTTTGCGACCGTCGAAAAAGTAATGAGAGCGTCGCAGTCTAATCAACTGAAGATGCTTCAGGCGCATTTCGATAGAGAAACCGCAGACGTTAAACGAAAATTGCAGGCAACGAGACAGGGCgag gtCAAACAATTGGCCAAAGTGCACAAGGATAAAGCAGAACTGGAGCGCATAAAGAGAGAAGTCGCAAAATCGACCGTAGAGAAAGGCGTGAATGAGTGCACGCGTTTGACAAAAATCTACGATAAGAAGAGAGTGGAGTTGGAAAGACAGCATGAAGAGGTGCGGCAAAAGTTGGAGGAGGAACGAGCCAAG GTGAAAGCTAATCTGCTAGCAGAGTATAGTAGCCGCTATAGCAAATACGAGAGTGGCGAGTTTTCCTTGTCACCATCTGGCGGTGCTAGCATGCCCGAGTCATTGAGTGAGAATACATATTGA